The genomic stretch tcctgcgGGGGGCAGACTGACATAACAGAAGCATGGCTCACATccacacctacggcccctcccaccaccaacgaacattcacacacattcatacaccagtgtgagtaggagcactggaggcaaggagggggaagtgtcttgcccgaggacacaacagcacatgactggaacggagcgggattcgaaccgccaaccctttggttattggacgaccccctaccatctgagccatggccgcccgtTTTCACCTTCTCTGGTGCCACCAGCAGCAGCTCAGCGATGGGTGACGTGGACGCCATGGTGTTTCTGTCCACGCCGTGGATCTGGAAGGCCCTGGACATACTCCGGACCCGCTGGTAGGTGGACAGGATCTTCTTGTACCGGATCAGAACCCCATCTGGGTCCTTCACTGTGGAGGGACAAACccaacagggtcagggtttggatCCCATGACACTACTGCTGTGAGGAGATTCAGTACGAaagcaagggttagggttagaaacaaggttagggttaggcttaacccgaaccctaatggaaggggttagggttagcgttaggctTAACCTGACCTAGCAATAttagtagttttttttaatagtgtgTTTTCTATTGTGATGCGTGTGGCGGTCACATGACCTCACCTCTATGCTGCTGTGATGCATGTGGTGGTCACATGACCCTCACCTCTCTGCCTGTGATGCATGTGGTGGTCACATGACCCTCACCTCTCCGCCTGTTGTGATGCGTGTGGCGGTCACATGACCCTCACCTCTCCGCCTGTTGTGATGCGTGTGGCCACAACCCTCACCTCTCTGCCTGTTGTGATGcgtgtggtcacatgactctcaCCTATCTGCCTGTTGCGATGCGTGCGGCGGCCACATGAGCCTCACCTCTCCGCCTGTTTGATGCGTGTGGTCACATGACCCTCACCTCTCTGCCTGTTGTGATGCGTGTGGTCACATGACCCTCACCTATCTGCCTGTTGTGATGCGTTGCGGCGGCCACATGAGCCTCACCTCTCTGCCTGTTGTGAGCGTGCGGCGGTCACATGAGCCTCACCTTTCTGCCTGTTGTGATGCATGCGGCGGTCACATGAGCCTCACCTTCTGCCTGTTGTGATGCGTGCGGCGGTCACATGAGCCTCACCTCCCTGCCTGCTGTAATGAGTGTGGTCACATAACCTTCACCTCTGCCTGTTGTGATGTGTGCAGTGGTCACATGACCCTCACCTCTCTGCCTGTTGTGAGGTGGTGTGGTCACATGACCCTCCCTATCTGCCTGTTGTGATGCGGCGCGGCCACATGAGCTCACCTCTCTGCCCGTTGTGATGTGTGCAGTGGTCACATGAGCCTCACCTTTCTGCCTGTTGTGATGCGTGTGGCGGTCACATGAGCCTCACCTCCCTGCCTGCTGTAATGAGTGTGGTCATAACCTTCACCTCTGCCTGTTATGATGTGTGCAGTGGTCACATGAGCCTCACCTCTCTCCTCTCCCGTCCATGGTGATCCTGAAGattctcctcatcttcatccgTGGTTCTCCTCCGTTCCTTCGCCCTCTGCCCTTTTTCTTCGTCTCCACAGACGAGTcgtcttcttcatcctcttcctcaaaCTCAGCATCggtgtaatattatcctcctccAGGTGGAACTCCTGCTTcactagggttagagttatgggttagggtgagggtaagggttaaggttaaggttagagttaaggttatcATTTACCCAGGGTTAAGGTCAGGGTCAGGATTAGAGTTACCTGGGATGGGGGCGGTGCCACGGCGGGGCCTTAGACCTGGTCCTGAAGGCGTTGAGGGTCATCCCAGACCTGGTGGTCATTGGGGAGGGGGGGTTTGGAGGAACGGTGGGCTGGACCTTCACCCCCCGCTGGGAGTCTCCGCCCCAATCAGTCACTGATCAAATAGATGATAGGGTTAGGACTCATGTGAGTCCATCTGTTCACAATGAACGTGAAGAAAAGAACTTCCATTTGTTTTGGTTCTTCCTGTGTTTATCTTAACCTTTAGCAGATCCAGAAAACAGATCCATACCTCTGATCTACGAAACAGATCCATACCCTGTTCAGTCGGACTCCTCATGCTGATTATAAATCGGTCTAACTGACATCGGAGATAGTTCCTCTCCTCTTCCAGCTCCTCGATGCGTTTCTGCATCCACACGTTTTTCTCCAGAGCCACGTACAGATGAGCCCGAAGATTAGAGACCAGGATGAAGGGACTGTAGGGGGCATGGGGGGGCGGATCCTGGAGACCTGGGTCTGAAACCAAAGGGGGACACATGGGGGGGGAGTAGggttatataaacagtcgatggttgctagttagtgttatataaacagtcgatggttgctagttagtgttataaaaacagtcgatggttggtagttagtgttatatcaacagtcgatggttgctagttagtgttatataaacagtcgatggttggtagttagtgtcatataaaacagtcgatggttgctagttaTTGTTATATACaacagtcgatggttggtagttagtgttatcaacagtcgatggttgctagttagtgtttatataaacagtcgatggttggtagttagtgtcatataaaacagtcgatggttgctagttagtgttatataaacagtcgatggttggtagttagtgttatataaacagtcgatggttggtagttagtgttataaaaacagtcgatggttggtagttagtgttatataaacagtcgatggttggtagttagtgttatataaaacagtcgatggttggtagttagtgttatataaacagtcgatggttgctagttagtgttatataaacagtcgatggttggtagTTAGGTTATataaaacagtcgatggttgctagttagtgttgtataaacagtcgatggttggtagttagtgttatattataacagtcgatgg from Sphaeramia orbicularis unplaced genomic scaffold, fSphaOr1.1, whole genome shotgun sequence encodes the following:
- the LOC115415983 gene encoding coiled-coil domain-containing protein 106-like produces the protein MNPPTGREEPDQPASYTPVLEQHLDHRPLPEQQLHNRPTQEPPRSCNISGSVQLLTLHDSLCFIWTGFSRRGGLYLNAYEVSFPLEENMDPPPSYHLTNGTQMTDDPGLQDPPPHAPYSPFILVSNLRAHLYVALEKNVWMQKRIEELEEERNYLRCQLDRFIISMRSPTEQVTDWGGDSQRGVKVQPTVPPNPPSPMTTRSGMTLNAFRTRSKAPPWHRPHPRQKGEAHVTTAHITTGREVSSCGRAASQQADREGHVTTPPHNRQRVKDPDGVLIRYKKILSTYQRVRSMSRAFQIHGVDRNTMASTSPIAELLLVAPEKVADVGEFDPSKEKLLDYARRCYKTMDEQTHAKVQSMKKTHKLLPISYRFRN